From the Salvelinus fontinalis isolate EN_2023a chromosome 35, ASM2944872v1, whole genome shotgun sequence genome, one window contains:
- the LOC129834982 gene encoding pro-adrenomedullin-like, whose product MKLILQSFIYGCLLATIAQSVAGFQLEISPELKKRLSIWMQSRSRRDLNSFSAERIAESVQFVSPEDVRDTLIPHSSTDISVRTKRSKNSVNQAWRPGCSLGTCTVHDLAHRIHQLNNKLKIGSAPIDKISPQGYGRRRRSLPERRATLRLEGGRLRPVWDNADSHVHKLEELLRRT is encoded by the exons ATGAAACTAATCCTGCAGTCTTTCATCTACGGCTGTCTGCTGGCCACCATTGCCCAGAGCGTGGCTGGATTCCAACTTGAAATTAGCCCAGAGCTCAAAAAGAG GTTGAGCATATGGATGCAGAGCAGATCGAGACGAGATTTAAACAGTTTTTCTGCAGAGAGGATAGCGGAGTCTGTACAGTTTGTCAGCCCAGAAGACGTCAGGGACACCCTGATTCCTCATTCCAG cACTGACATCAGTGTCCGAACCAAGAGGTCCAAAAATTCAGTGAACCAGGCCTGGAGACCGGGCTGCTCTCTGGGCACGTGTACGGTGCACGACCTGGCCCACCGCATCCACCAGCTCAACAACAAGCTAAAGATTGGTAGTGCACCCATCGACAAGATCAGCCCACAAGGCTACGGCCGGAGGCGTCGTTCCCTCCCTGAGCGCAGGGCCACACTGAGGCTGGAGGGGGGCAGGCTGAGGCCCGTTTGGGACAACGCAGACTCACATGTTCACAAGCTGGAGGAGCTGCTCAGACGGACATGA